Proteins co-encoded in one uncultured Draconibacterium sp. genomic window:
- a CDS encoding DUF6249 domain-containing protein, translating to MEGLFVPIGFFLAIFAILYVYWTTRTKERLALVEKGLDAGIFKGECSQLSLVKWGIFLIAVGLGVVVGYALSNVMDEVVAFFTAILVLGGVGLIVAYFITSKLLKKKE from the coding sequence ATGGAAGGATTATTTGTACCAATCGGTTTTTTTCTGGCAATCTTTGCCATCTTATACGTTTACTGGACAACACGTACAAAAGAGCGCCTGGCGCTGGTAGAAAAAGGGCTCGATGCCGGAATATTTAAAGGTGAATGCTCGCAGTTATCACTTGTTAAGTGGGGAATCTTTTTAATCGCGGTAGGATTAGGAGTAGTTGTTGGTTATGCACTATCAAATGTAATGGATGAGGTTGTTGCTTTCTTTACAGCAATCCTGGTTCTTGGAGGTGTTGGTTTAATAGTAGCTTACTTTATTACTTCAAAACTATTGAAGAAGAAAGAATAG
- a CDS encoding sigma-70 family RNA polymerase sigma factor — protein MEQRDDIYYIEKVKAGQTNYFSYIVERYQDIVFSIAMKVLKNREDAEEMAQESFIKAYKSLHTFKGNAKFSTWLYRITYNNCISEVRKRKMHFASTDDVQIADEAEEMNLDGIPEENRAQAIKAAMDKLPEDEYTLILLYYFEEQSIEEISKVTKLSESNTKVKLYRARKKLYTILNELMKDELYTIL, from the coding sequence ATGGAGCAAAGAGACGATATCTATTATATAGAAAAAGTAAAGGCCGGACAGACCAATTACTTTTCGTACATAGTGGAAAGATACCAGGATATCGTTTTTTCCATTGCAATGAAAGTTCTTAAAAATCGTGAAGACGCCGAAGAAATGGCACAGGAGAGTTTTATAAAGGCATACAAATCGTTGCACACCTTTAAAGGAAATGCAAAGTTTTCGACCTGGCTCTACCGAATTACGTATAACAATTGTATTTCGGAAGTGAGAAAACGGAAAATGCATTTTGCATCGACCGACGATGTGCAGATTGCCGACGAAGCAGAAGAAATGAACCTGGATGGAATTCCGGAAGAAAACAGGGCACAAGCCATTAAAGCCGCCATGGATAAATTACCGGAAGATGAATACACACTGATACTTTTGTATTATTTCGAGGAACAGTCGATAGAGGAGATTAGCAAAGTAACAAAACTGTCGGAAAGCAATACTAAAGTGAAGCTTTACAGGGCTAGAAAAAAGCTCTATACTATTTTAAATGAATTAATGAAAGACGAGTTATACACTATATTATGA